A section of the Prochlorococcus sp. MIT 1341 genome encodes:
- a CDS encoding rod shape-determining protein MreD codes for MLKTFYKTSWWLSLLTVPFLTLLAPKWLSVAGVGPCWAVLWLLPWSLEEGMFAAVMAGFFLGLLLDALSVGGATLMPVLMALGFWWGWLGRYGSVIEGTLNLGLLAWLGSVFSSLSLLVQIVLFHHDHPSNIIISWAWQTLIIQSVLTGLSAPLISSGFLVLLRRRKLRKSFNSDA; via the coding sequence ATGCTCAAGACTTTTTATAAGACTTCTTGGTGGCTGTCATTGTTGACAGTCCCTTTTTTAACTCTCTTGGCTCCTAAGTGGTTAAGTGTTGCAGGAGTGGGACCTTGTTGGGCTGTGTTGTGGTTATTGCCATGGTCTCTTGAAGAAGGCATGTTTGCCGCTGTCATGGCTGGGTTTTTTCTTGGTTTGTTATTAGATGCACTTAGTGTTGGTGGAGCAACCCTTATGCCTGTATTAATGGCACTTGGTTTCTGGTGGGGTTGGTTAGGAAGATATGGATCAGTGATTGAGGGGACATTAAATTTGGGTCTTCTGGCTTGGTTGGGATCAGTTTTTTCTAGTCTTAGTTTATTGGTACAGATTGTACTTTTCCATCATGATCATCCGAGTAATATAATTATTAGTTGGGCATGGCAAACCTTAATCATTCAATCTGTTCTAACAGGTTTGTCTGCACCATTGATAAGTTCTGGGTTTTTGGTGTTGTTAAGACGAAGGAAGTTGAGAAAAAGCTTTAATTCGGATGCTTAG
- the ahcY gene encoding adenosylhomocysteinase produces MVAAKVSNSLIQQTPNFVVADMELADFGRKELAIAQTEMPGLMALRSKYGDEQPLKGARIAGSLHMTIQTGVLIETLVSLGAEVRWASCNIFSTQDHAAAAIAATGVPVFAVKGETLEEYWKYTHHILEWGDGGSPNMILDDGGDATGLVMLGSKAESEPAVLDNPNNDEEVALFASIRSKLKEDSSFYSRIKRTIQGVTEETTTGVARLYQMHKRGELVFPAINVNDSVTKSKFDNLYGCRESLVDGIKRATDVMVAGKIALVLGYGDVGKGSAQSLRGLGATVMIAEIDPICALQASMEGYRVVRLEEVVQDVDIFVTATGNFQVIRHEHLIRMKDEAIVCNIGHFDNEIDVASLKNYEWESIKPQVDHITLPSGNKIILLAEGRLVNLGCATGHPSFVMSNSFTNQVLAQIELFTKKDKYENRVYVLPKHLDEMVARLHLDRIGARLTELTETQAKYISVPVEGPYKPDHYRY; encoded by the coding sequence ATGGTGGCAGCGAAAGTCTCAAATTCCCTAATTCAGCAAACCCCTAATTTCGTTGTCGCGGACATGGAATTAGCCGACTTTGGACGGAAGGAGCTTGCAATAGCTCAAACTGAGATGCCTGGTTTAATGGCCCTTAGGTCGAAGTATGGGGATGAACAGCCTCTTAAAGGAGCGCGTATTGCTGGAAGTTTGCATATGACCATTCAGACAGGAGTTTTAATTGAAACTCTTGTCTCGTTAGGTGCGGAGGTTCGTTGGGCTTCGTGCAATATTTTTTCTACACAAGATCATGCTGCTGCGGCTATTGCTGCTACAGGAGTCCCCGTTTTTGCTGTCAAAGGTGAGACTTTAGAGGAGTATTGGAAATATACACACCATATTCTTGAATGGGGTGATGGAGGCTCACCCAACATGATTTTGGATGATGGAGGTGATGCAACTGGGTTGGTAATGCTTGGATCGAAGGCAGAATCAGAACCTGCTGTATTGGATAACCCGAATAATGATGAAGAGGTCGCATTATTTGCTTCTATTCGAAGCAAATTAAAGGAAGATTCATCTTTTTATTCACGAATTAAAAGGACTATTCAAGGTGTAACCGAAGAAACCACAACGGGTGTGGCACGCCTCTATCAGATGCATAAACGAGGTGAGTTAGTTTTCCCAGCGATTAACGTTAATGATTCAGTTACTAAAAGTAAGTTTGATAATCTTTATGGGTGTAGAGAGTCCTTAGTAGATGGAATTAAACGAGCTACTGATGTAATGGTTGCAGGCAAAATTGCTCTTGTATTGGGCTACGGAGATGTAGGGAAAGGTTCAGCTCAATCCTTGAGAGGATTGGGTGCAACTGTCATGATTGCTGAAATTGATCCAATATGTGCTCTTCAGGCTTCAATGGAGGGTTATCGGGTTGTAAGATTGGAAGAAGTAGTTCAAGATGTAGATATTTTTGTTACTGCAACTGGAAATTTTCAAGTAATACGACATGAGCATTTGATTCGCATGAAGGATGAAGCTATTGTTTGTAATATTGGTCATTTTGATAATGAGATTGATGTAGCTTCATTGAAGAATTATGAGTGGGAATCAATAAAGCCTCAAGTAGATCATATAACTTTGCCGAGTGGAAATAAAATTATCCTTCTTGCTGAAGGTAGATTGGTAAATTTAGGTTGTGCAACAGGTCATCCAAGTTTTGTAATGAGCAATTCATTTACGAATCAGGTTTTAGCCCAAATAGAGTTGTTTACTAAAAAAGATAAATATGAAAATCGAGTTTATGTATTGCCAAAGCATCTTGATGAAATGGTTGCTCGATTACATCTTGATAGGATTGGAGCAAGGTTAACTGAGTTAACAGAAACTCAAGCCAAATATATAAGTGTTCCCGTTGAAGGTCCTTATAAGCCAGATCACTATAGATATTGA
- a CDS encoding single-stranded DNA-binding protein yields MSVNSVTLVGRAGRDPDVRYFESGSVVANLTLAVNRRSRDEEPDWFNLEIWGKQAQVAADYVKKGSLIGVVGSFKLDRWNDKNNGEERSKPVVRVERLELMGSKRDQEGSGYSNSPNQDEVPF; encoded by the coding sequence ATGAGTGTTAATTCCGTCACATTAGTCGGTCGGGCAGGCAGAGACCCTGACGTTAGGTACTTCGAATCAGGTAGCGTTGTCGCGAACCTAACCTTGGCTGTTAATCGAAGAAGTCGCGACGAAGAACCAGACTGGTTCAACCTAGAAATTTGGGGAAAACAAGCACAAGTTGCAGCTGACTACGTTAAAAAAGGTTCACTAATTGGTGTTGTTGGCAGCTTTAAATTGGATCGCTGGAATGACAAAAATAATGGTGAAGAAAGAAGTAAGCCTGTAGTTCGTGTTGAACGCCTAGAACTAATGGGTTCGAAAAGGGACCAAGAGGGAAGTGGCTACAGTAATTCTCCGAATCAAGACGAAGTGCCTTTTTAA
- the tsaE gene encoding tRNA (adenosine(37)-N6)-threonylcarbamoyltransferase complex ATPase subunit type 1 TsaE, with protein MKEKHDESSKASESPKSQSTDKGLILKDLASTKKLGESLVSELDNVGILLLKGPLGAGKTSLVQGLALGLGIYEPITSPTFALSQHYQGETFALIHLDLYRIENIDSANQLFLQEEEEAKAKRAIIVVEWPERLSLNLVEALVIEIQYEPNGGRRAYLKRPQIKFKNFSTSA; from the coding sequence GTGAAAGAGAAACACGACGAAAGCTCAAAGGCTTCCGAATCACCTAAGAGCCAATCTACTGATAAAGGTTTAATCCTCAAAGATTTAGCCAGTACAAAAAAACTTGGAGAATCTCTTGTTTCAGAACTCGACAATGTTGGAATTCTCCTCCTTAAAGGACCTCTTGGGGCTGGAAAAACCTCTCTTGTTCAAGGTCTTGCCTTGGGATTAGGAATATATGAACCCATTACAAGCCCGACATTTGCCCTTTCACAACATTACCAAGGAGAAACCTTTGCGTTAATACATTTAGACCTATATCGAATCGAAAATATTGATTCAGCCAATCAATTGTTCCTGCAAGAGGAAGAAGAGGCCAAAGCAAAAAGAGCAATCATAGTAGTAGAATGGCCCGAAAGATTAAGCCTAAACTTAGTTGAAGCATTAGTCATAGAAATACAATACGAACCAAATGGTGGTCGTAGAGCATATTTAAAAAGACCTCAAATAAAATTCAAAAATTTCTCTACTTCAGCCTGA
- the mreC gene encoding rod shape-determining protein MreC, which yields MRAQLWRASQRWRLLRRLAPWLFLTTALVAVRFTKGAVFSDFYALFTKPFWPGQAQREWIEGALKVEQKAKLNLLQQENDRLKLLLSLDSKTKAKGLISAAVISRRYGGWWQQLEIGKGLLNGIAKDDVVIGPGGLVGRVSSVTPVTSRILLLTSPASKVAVWVSRNQQHGMLIGNGTNRPQLVFLNTEPKVAPGDLVSTSPISTLMPPNLPVGVIQSIDAGALPSPIANVQLIAPPEAIDWVQVRTR from the coding sequence ATGAGAGCTCAGTTGTGGCGAGCTTCTCAGCGTTGGCGTTTGTTACGTCGTTTAGCTCCTTGGTTATTTTTAACTACAGCTCTTGTTGCAGTTCGATTTACCAAGGGTGCTGTTTTTTCTGATTTCTATGCATTATTTACAAAACCATTTTGGCCTGGTCAGGCTCAAAGGGAATGGATTGAAGGCGCCTTAAAGGTAGAACAAAAAGCGAAATTAAATTTGCTTCAGCAGGAAAATGATCGCCTTAAGTTATTGCTTTCTTTGGATAGTAAGACTAAAGCTAAAGGACTGATTTCTGCAGCAGTTATTTCTCGTAGATATGGAGGGTGGTGGCAACAATTAGAAATTGGTAAGGGACTATTGAATGGAATAGCTAAGGATGATGTAGTCATTGGTCCAGGTGGACTAGTTGGGAGAGTTAGTAGTGTTACGCCAGTAACCTCTCGAATCCTTTTATTAACTTCTCCTGCTAGCAAAGTTGCAGTTTGGGTGTCTAGAAATCAGCAACATGGGATGTTGATCGGTAATGGAACTAATCGACCTCAATTGGTTTTCTTAAATACTGAACCAAAGGTTGCGCCAGGAGATCTTGTGAGTACTTCACCAATCAGTACTTTGATGCCTCCTAATCTGCCTGTAGGAGTCATTCAATCTATTGATGCTGGTGCGTTACCTTCTCCGATAGCAAATGTTCAATTGATTGCCCCTCCTGAAGCTATTGATTGGGTTCAAGTCAGGACGCGCTGA
- the rpaB gene encoding response regulator transcription factor RpaB, which yields MRGGGSSHLESINSSADQKGPVNPKATLLVVDDEPAVLRVLVTRLQLAGYKVLSAEDGEQALEVFHRESPDLVVLDVMLPKLDGFAVCRRLRAESCVPIIFLTALEAISEKVAGLDLGADDYLSKPFSPKELEARIATILRRVGPGTSIAEPRELPVGQGVLRVGDLVVDTNRRQVSRAGERIGLTYTEFSLLELLFREPGRVVPRAEILEQLWGYPPRRAADLRVVDVYVARLRGKLEPDPRNPELILTVRGIGYASQRMGEFPAVIAS from the coding sequence ATGCGTGGGGGCGGTTCATCCCATTTAGAAAGCATTAATAGCTCAGCTGATCAGAAGGGCCCAGTGAACCCAAAGGCCACTCTTTTGGTGGTTGATGACGAACCAGCTGTATTACGTGTTCTAGTAACTCGCCTTCAGTTAGCCGGTTACAAGGTTTTGTCCGCTGAGGATGGTGAACAGGCACTAGAAGTATTTCATCGGGAGTCACCTGATTTAGTTGTGCTAGATGTGATGCTTCCAAAATTAGATGGCTTCGCAGTTTGCAGAAGACTTCGAGCAGAGTCATGTGTTCCGATTATTTTTTTAACAGCCTTAGAGGCAATCTCAGAAAAAGTTGCAGGTTTAGATTTAGGAGCTGATGATTACCTTTCAAAACCATTTAGCCCTAAAGAATTAGAAGCAAGGATTGCAACTATTCTCCGCAGGGTAGGTCCTGGGACTTCAATTGCAGAGCCCCGAGAACTTCCAGTAGGTCAAGGAGTTCTCAGAGTGGGTGATTTAGTAGTTGATACGAATCGAAGGCAGGTAAGTAGAGCTGGAGAACGTATTGGATTGACCTATACCGAATTTAGTTTGTTAGAGCTTTTGTTTAGAGAGCCAGGACGAGTAGTGCCAAGAGCAGAGATTCTTGAACAGTTGTGGGGCTATCCTCCACGTCGTGCTGCTGATCTCAGAGTTGTTGATGTTTACGTTGCAAGACTGAGAGGAAAGCTTGAGCCAGACCCAAGAAATCCAGAATTAATTCTTACGGTACGAGGTATTGGTTACGCTTCTCAAAGAATGGGTGAATTCCCTGCGGTTATAGCCAGTTGA
- a CDS encoding rod shape-determining protein has product MFFRRFKLSRDIGIDLGTANTLIYVSGKGIVLQEPSVVAMDLEEGVPLAVGDDAKLMLGRTPGNIRAVRPLRDGVIADFDAAEQMLKSFIQKCNEGRGIIAPRLVVGIPSGVTGVERRAVREAGMAGAREVHLIDEPVAAAIGAKLPVTEPIGTMIVDIGGGTTEVAVMSLGGTVLSESVRVAGDEINDSIGTYLKKVHNLVVGERTAEEIKIRIGSAFPDNEFDLQSMDVRGLHMLSGLPRSVNLQAGDLREAMAEPLNKIVDAVKRTLERTPPELAADIVDRGIMLAGGGALVRGISDLVSHETGIFTHVAEDPLLCVVNGCGQVLEDFKRLRRVLDTPEFARSAVKN; this is encoded by the coding sequence GTGTTTTTTAGACGCTTCAAGCTATCCAGGGATATTGGTATTGACCTGGGGACAGCGAATACTCTGATTTACGTATCAGGGAAAGGAATTGTCCTTCAGGAGCCCTCTGTTGTTGCAATGGATTTAGAGGAAGGGGTTCCGTTGGCTGTTGGTGATGATGCCAAGTTGATGCTTGGTAGGACACCAGGCAATATTCGCGCTGTTAGACCTTTGCGTGATGGTGTTATTGCTGATTTCGATGCAGCTGAACAGATGCTTAAAAGCTTTATTCAGAAATGCAATGAAGGTAGAGGAATTATTGCTCCCCGTTTAGTAGTTGGCATACCTAGTGGAGTCACAGGTGTTGAACGACGGGCTGTAAGAGAAGCTGGTATGGCAGGTGCTCGAGAGGTTCATTTAATCGATGAACCTGTTGCAGCAGCCATTGGCGCAAAGTTGCCTGTTACTGAACCTATAGGCACGATGATTGTTGATATTGGTGGGGGGACTACTGAAGTTGCTGTAATGAGTTTGGGAGGAACAGTTTTAAGTGAGTCGGTTCGCGTGGCTGGAGATGAGATCAATGATTCGATAGGAACGTATCTAAAGAAAGTTCATAATCTTGTTGTTGGAGAGCGCACGGCTGAGGAAATTAAAATTCGTATTGGATCAGCTTTTCCTGACAATGAGTTTGATTTGCAATCAATGGATGTGAGGGGTCTGCATATGCTTTCTGGCTTACCACGCTCGGTAAATCTTCAAGCTGGTGATTTACGTGAGGCTATGGCTGAGCCACTAAACAAAATTGTTGATGCAGTAAAAAGAACTCTTGAACGCACCCCTCCTGAGCTTGCTGCTGACATTGTTGATAGAGGCATCATGTTGGCTGGTGGTGGAGCTTTAGTAAGGGGGATAAGTGATTTAGTTAGCCATGAAACCGGGATCTTTACCCATGTAGCAGAAGACCCTTTGCTTTGTGTCGTAAATGGATGTGGCCAAGTCTTGGAGGACTTCAAGAGGCTTAGGCGGGTTCTTGATACTCCTGAATTTGCTAGGTCTGCTGTTAAGAACTGA
- a CDS encoding carbohydrate kinase translates to MTRTLPVVACLGEALVDRLGPLGGDPLIDKPVIDCFGGAPANVACGLAKLGTNVAFIGRLGSDVISDKFRNLMKIRGVNIIGLQTDFKRPCRIVLVRRSNCGERTFNGFEGDQGDGFADQALDINQLKETFQILSKKVSWLLIGSIPLASPISREALHWIVDMAIKQGINIVFDVNWRPTFWNPNMDPTTGPNLLSIKEITYLFECASLLKLAREEALWFFENDDPKKISLSLSKKPDVVITDGARPINWFLGGNSGQTATIVPKVVQDTTGAGDAFMAGFLHKLALDSYSENKTIDFHEVVRFAAACGAITCSGSGAIDPQPTQAEVEKFLNFI, encoded by the coding sequence GTGACTAGAACTTTGCCAGTTGTTGCCTGCCTTGGTGAGGCATTAGTGGATCGCTTAGGACCCTTAGGTGGAGATCCATTAATAGATAAACCTGTTATTGATTGTTTTGGTGGTGCACCAGCCAATGTTGCATGTGGTCTTGCAAAATTAGGGACCAATGTTGCTTTTATAGGCCGTTTAGGTAGTGATGTTATATCAGATAAATTTAGGAATCTAATGAAAATTAGAGGTGTTAATATAATTGGATTACAGACTGATTTCAAGAGACCTTGCCGGATTGTATTAGTACGTAGAAGCAACTGTGGAGAGAGGACTTTTAATGGGTTTGAAGGAGATCAGGGTGATGGTTTTGCTGATCAAGCACTTGATATAAATCAATTAAAAGAGACATTCCAGATACTGTCTAAAAAGGTTTCCTGGTTGTTAATAGGATCTATTCCTTTGGCGAGTCCAATATCTCGAGAGGCTTTACATTGGATTGTTGATATGGCTATTAAACAAGGGATTAATATTGTATTTGATGTGAATTGGCGGCCAACTTTCTGGAATCCCAATATGGATCCAACTACAGGACCAAATTTGCTTTCTATAAAAGAGATTACATATCTTTTTGAGTGCGCATCTTTGCTAAAACTTGCTAGAGAGGAGGCGCTATGGTTTTTTGAAAATGATGACCCTAAAAAGATATCATTATCCTTATCAAAAAAACCTGATGTGGTTATTACAGATGGTGCCAGACCTATTAATTGGTTTTTGGGTGGTAACTCTGGTCAAACAGCAACAATAGTACCAAAAGTTGTTCAAGATACTACGGGAGCAGGTGATGCTTTTATGGCAGGATTTCTTCATAAATTAGCTTTAGACTCTTATTCTGAAAATAAAACTATTGACTTCCATGAAGTTGTTCGTTTTGCAGCCGCATGTGGTGCGATTACATGTTCTGGATCTGGAGCAATTGACCCTCAACCCACTCAGGCTGAAGTAGAGAAATTTTTGAATTTTATTTGA
- a CDS encoding DedA family protein, which translates to MDFSDFISQLPQLIGQAVAANQWMGYLAIFLAMFLENLFPPIPSELIMPLGGFYVHQGQLQLFPVVLAGLLGTLLGAFPWYYIGRFANEERLEAWLRRNGRWIGISPDELSRSRSWFSRYGSLLVFWGRLVPGIRTLISVPAGIELMPLSPFLLWTTAGSFIWTLLLTLAGFALGESYSSVETWIEPVSKIIKTLLATLLIISFCWLIFRAWNRRNNNH; encoded by the coding sequence ATGGATTTCTCTGATTTTATTTCGCAATTACCTCAATTAATTGGACAAGCTGTTGCAGCCAATCAATGGATGGGATATTTGGCAATTTTTTTGGCAATGTTTCTTGAAAACTTATTCCCGCCAATTCCCTCTGAATTGATAATGCCACTAGGTGGATTTTATGTTCATCAAGGTCAATTGCAGCTTTTCCCTGTTGTTCTTGCTGGTTTATTAGGTACTTTGCTCGGAGCTTTTCCCTGGTATTACATTGGCCGATTTGCAAATGAAGAACGCTTAGAAGCATGGTTAAGGCGAAATGGTCGTTGGATTGGCATTAGTCCTGATGAGTTGTCAAGGAGTAGAAGCTGGTTTAGTCGATATGGTTCTTTATTAGTTTTTTGGGGAAGATTAGTTCCAGGTATTAGAACATTAATTTCTGTGCCTGCAGGAATAGAACTAATGCCATTGAGCCCATTTTTACTTTGGACAACGGCAGGGAGTTTTATTTGGACATTACTTCTTACCCTCGCAGGATTTGCGTTAGGTGAGAGTTATAGTTCTGTTGAAACTTGGATTGAGCCTGTTTCTAAGATTATAAAGACTTTGCTTGCAACTTTATTAATAATTTCCTTTTGTTGGTTGATCTTTCGAGCTTGGAATAGAAGAAATAATAATCATTGA